The DNA region ATTGTACCAGCGACGACGTGACATTCTCACTGAGCTCTGCGCAAAATTCCACAAGCAACTGGAGACCATGCCTGCATATATTTGCTATACATCCTTGCCTCAAATCACTGCCCGGATAGGACACCCAAGCCCGGATGTCTTCAAAGTACTGGAGGACATGATTGTCAGGGTGGTGAACGCCTATCCTAGGCAGGCCCTCTGGAACGTCTTCCCTTTCATGGCGAATCCCAGCAGGCAGCCAAACGACCGCCAAAGGAGGGCAATCAAGATATTGAACACGATCAAGACGTCCAGCCCGGACATTAAGGCGTTTTTGAGAGCAGGGGAGAAGCTAGCCGAACAACTGCTCGTGGCTTGCAACAATGGACACTTTCAGAGCAACAGGACAACGACGGCGAGCATCACTAGGGATTTGTTCTTTAACCACAAGTGCACGCCTTGCCCGCTGGTCGTTCCGGTTGAGACCAGTTTGACTGCCACGTTGCCGACTTTGACAGACAATGTCAGGAGGCACAAGCCATTTTCTCGGGATGCTGTCACGATTGAGGCGTTCCTTGACCATgtcttggttttggggtCACTGGCAAAGCCACGGAAGTTGACAGCCCGTGGATCAGATGGCAAGCTTTATGGTCTACTGATCAAACCCAAGGACGATCTGCGTACAGACCAGCGCCTAATGGAGTTTAACTCGCTCATCAATCGCTCGCTCAAACGGGACGTGGAATCCAGCCGAAGGCAGCTCTACATCAGGACATATGCTGTCACGCCCCTCAACGAAGAATGCGGCATCATCGAATGGGTCGACGGGCTGAAGACATTGCGCGAAATTTTGCTGAGCATCTATAGGGGGAGGAACATCTCGCCAAACTACACCCAGCTCGCGCAGCTGATGAAGCAGGCTTGCGCCGGGGACAACAACACGCACATCTATACCGAGACGATCATCGGGATGTTCCCGCCCGTGTTGGGGGAGTGGTTCGTCTCGCAGTTTCCCAACCCTTCGTCTTGGTTTGCGGCGAGGCTGAAGTACACGCGGTCGTGTGCGGTCATGTCGATGGTGGGGACGATTCTCGGGTTGGGTGACCGGCACGGAGAGAATGTCTtgcttgaggaggggaacGGGGGCGTTTTCCACGTGGATTTCAACTGTCTTTTTGACAAGGGGAGGACGTTTACCCAGCCCGAGTGTGTGCCGTTCAGGTTGACGCACAATATGCAGTATGCCATGGGGGTGTATCGGTATGAAGGGCCGTTTAGGCACTGCAGCGAGCTGACGTTGAGAATACTCAGGCAACAAGAGGAGACGTTGATGAGTATTTTGGAGGCGTTTATTTATGATCCCACGCTGGATCTGCAGAGGGGGAGCAAGAGGACGAAGGAGGTGATCAAGTTGAATCCTACGAGCGTGGTGGCGAGCATTaagaggaaggtggaggggttgctgccGGAGGAGAGCATACCgctgggggtggaggggcaggtgGATATGCTGATCAAGGAGGCGACCAACCCGAGGAATTTGGCGGCGATGTATATTGGGTGGTGTCCGTTTTTGTAAATCCTTGGATAAAATATGGGATATTGTATGAGCGGGGCGGTGGTTATGAATAGCGAGTTTTTGGGAAGGTGAGCATAGCGGTTATTTAAGGGGTGTTGGTTTTAGGAAAGTATTTAGATGGATAGTGTTTGTAGAGATTGGTGATATCTGAGTCAATGGATTCGTTCTAGTTGACATAACTTCTATCAGTCTGTTGCGTTTCCTCGAAATAGCAAATGACACACTCGACCTTCACAATGCAAACAATCATCCTGGAGGACCATTCCCAGATTGTTGATGACAGCGGGTTAACCCCTGAAATCCAAACAAACGGCGGGTTGGTTGGTTATTAATGATCCCTCAGCCCGCCTAGCGCAACACAACGCTTGGGCCTGGATTTCACCGTTCATTCCACACTCCCGCCAGATAGGTCGTACCTTCTCTCCTCGCAAAAAAGAACTGTGGAACAGCTGAGATTTCTGCCTGGTTTTTCCAACTTTTTTCATTGACGGTCAGAAGAAAGCCTGTCTCGATTTCCTTTGAGAAAACTTTTCACCTCTTTTCCAGAAATATTTCTGGCAAGCTTTGTTGTGTGTTGAAATATTGGTCGGATCGACCCATTCACTGTCTACAGCACGCTCTCGCTAAGCTCACCGTCTTCTATCCAATCTCACCCACTCAGCAACGCGCAACAGACGCGTCTATCTTCCGGTCTTCAACACGACAGAGAAAAGGGAGCGATTGAGAAGCTATTCTGCAGCGATTCGGCACGTTTTCTGCTTTGAATAGAGGATTCTCAACAATCTCGGCAATCCTAACAGAATCGGCTTGATCACTGAAAGTCGGTCAAGATGTCTGGTTATCGTGTTGGTATGTCCTTCTCTTGATGGTGCATCTCTTCTTTCCTATCGCATGATGGGTTTTCACCATTGTCAGTCTGCCTTGGTCATACCACATTGCTCACGAGATGCTCTTTTCCAACTTTGACATTTTACCTCTTGTCATTTTGGATTCATCAGAAGCCAACCTCGTCGACGTCActttccttccacctccactcCACCCCCATCGTATTTAACATGATCTAACCCATCCACAGAGAGAGCCACTACCGGCCGTGCCGGGTGCAAAGACCCCGTCTGCAAGAAGGAAAACATCAAGATTGAAAAGGGCCAGCTCCGGTTTGGAGTCTGGGTGACCATCATGGAGCATGGGAGCTGGGCCTGGCGTCATTGGTATGTCTAATTATATCCACCCCTTTTCTGCTGGAATTGATGTCCTAAAGAATTCACACAGGGGCTGCGTCTCTGGTGAGACCATCTCCAACTTGCAGGAGTATCTCAGCAAGGACAAGAACGGTGAATACAACTGGGATATGCTTGATGGctgggaggagttggagtaAGTTTGACTATTGTCTGGTGGTAATGTGGCGGTTGGGTGTGGAAAACTAATGAAGCATACTAGGGAGTACCCTGATTTGAGACAGAAGGTTCAGAGGGTTCTTAACCAGGGACATATCGATGCTGAGGATTTCAATGGCGACCCCGAATTCAACGTTCCTGGACAGAAGGGAATTCGCCTGCGTCAGCcccggaagaagaagaacgctgaggaagaggtgagCTGCGCTTTGCCGGGGGTTGGTGTTAACCGATGGCTGACCGTGATATAGGAGGGCAATGGAGCTGAGGCTGCAGAGACTCCTGCCAAGAAGCGTGCTGCTAAGCGTGGCCGCAAGAAGGCTGATGAAGACGAAGCTGAGGCTGAAGCCGAGACCGAGGCTCCTGTTGCGAAGAAGGCTAAACGTGGTggcaagaaggctgctgctgctgctgttgaggacgaggatcAAGTTTTGGCTGATGCTGAGCCGgctgaggagcaagagaaacccaagaagaaggctgctcGTGGCAAgaaggctgttgctgctgttaaggaagaggacgaagaggaagctgCGCAGCCCAAGAGAAGAGGTGCTGCTCGTGGCAAGAAGGCGGCGCCTGTTtacaaggaggaggaggaggaggaggaggaggaggaagacgaggatgaaaTTGTTGAGAAGCCCAAGCGTGTTGCCCCTGCCAAACGTGGAGCTAAGGGGAAACAGGCGAAGGAGCCTGAGCCGCAAGTTGAGCCAGAGTCCGAGGCGACacccgaggaggacgaggaggaggttgtcgagaaGCCGAAGCGTGCTGCTCCTGCCAAGCGTGGAGCTCGGGGCAAGAAGGCGAAGGATGCCGAGCCTGAGCCTGAGGTTGAGGCCGATGCGGAGGTTGATGCTGCgccggaggaggccgaggaggaggccgaggttgaggagaaggTCTCTCCCAAGAAGCGAGGAGGCCGGAAgcccaaggccaaggctgccgatGCCAATGGTGAAGCTGCTCCTGCCCCAAAGAAGCGTGGTAGAAAGGcgtaagttttttttttgcaggGTGTTGCTTGATGGGGACTGATGCTAACTGTCAGCAGGGCTGCCTAAAGTTGATGTACTCAACACACTTTACCCGTCAACACttgatatatatattttttttggcgAGGCAGGTAGTGGACCTTTCTTGTTGGCACAATTTGCTGGgttcattttttttctttttcacaaTGAGCTCTTCAATGCGATGATATATGGCTTTGGCCCCTCAGAGGAGGAGCTATGGTTGCTACTACAGCACCGGCCACCGGATTTTATTCAAAGCAGGAAGAGCACACAGAATTTGGCGGCGGCATAATACCTGGGTGGGTGTATCATActgttttttttcccctactttttttcttgtcagAGTAACCCATATGTTTCCATGGGAGGAAATACATTGTGATCATCTGTAACTGATTTCATTGTGTGCCGATCTGCCATCTGTCATTTTTATCATCACTTGGCCGGGTAGCTGGCTGGGTCAACGATTTTTGACCTGTGCTAGGTGCATGTTCGGGATCTACAGgaacaaaaaagaacaatATGAAACGAAACAGAAGTGGGACTCTTTTTTCGtttgagaggggagggaataAGTACACTATGGGTTTCGCTAATCTGAGCGGCGTGGTAGGTTGGTCGGATTCATGGGCCGAGCcgaaagggaggggggatcaTTTGTGCCGTAGAAGTGTGTGTTGGACTATGTTTACTCTCCTAtcatgatgaggagggaaggggggcacAGTTCTTTTGAGACAGCCAGTCCGGATCTCAAACTGCATTATATTGATGTGGATTCAATATGGTTTGGTCATGATGGGCGGTTTGAGTGCATGATGTtgtgcttgctgctgctcgatTTCGGAAGTTGGATGATTGATGCCCAAACTACGACGATAAAGTTGATGATCTGAATCGAGATGTTCTCTGAACTTCCATTTTTGCCCCTTAGGCATCGAGACTAAAGCTCGTGATAATGACATCGGCATTTGTCTGCTCTCGTGTGATGCGAAAATGTCGGCAAGTCTAGTCACGGCTTGTCTGCTAGTGTTAGAATGGACAGGATTTCTGGAAGAATCTCGTTTGCTGCCGAATATGCACTATTGCGTCACCTGTCTTGgaggtgtgggtgtgggtgaaAGATGTCTTGGATTATACACGAGACTTTttggggtaggtaggtggggGGGCCGATGGGCGAAGCTACGTGAAACGGGGATTTTCTCAAGTTTTTGAACAGAAAAaagttggtgttttggaCAGGGTGTTAGAGAGATCTGTTATAATGAGTTTGTTATATGAGAATTCGGTGAGAGACGCCGGGTTGATTCGAAGCAACTGTAAGTATCCGGTGTTGCGGACGAAAGTGAATCGATGATGTATGACCAGGCTTTCGTCCATGGTGGGGTTATCTGCTGGAAAGGAGGGGCTGGGGGAGAGTGAGGGGCTGCAATTTTATTTGCTTGCGGCCATCATGATAGTAGTGTAGGTAACACTGATGAGATGACCCAATTGTGAGAGAGAACATAGCGCTTCTTCTAGCCTGTTCGTCTTGTCTCAATTTTTCCCCAGTCATCGGCGTCACCAGGCCAGAGACATCTGATTGTTGGCCCGCATTAGTCCGGCTGGCTGAGTCTGCCATCCGGTGGGGGTGCTGTCCTGCTGCGACGTCCCTCGTGCCTCTGGAGAAGCTTGTGACGCCTGTGTCACCGACGGGCTTTGGTCTGGACTGGTTGTGACACTTTACCGCACACCTGCAGAGGGAtctggtgaggttgatggaggatTGCGAGGGGAGAGAAGACATCGCATATTTGAGAAACATCGAGATAAAGCCTAGTAGACACAAGAAAACACAGTGCATTCGATAGCAGCATACACTGTAATGGCGGGTAAACTGCCTACTAGCGCACAGTGTCAAGACGCCGCAACGGCTCGTGCCAACGTCTGTGGACCCCACTATAGATTGGGGATCTTTCAAAGCGTTGGAAAGTCAACAATCAAGACTCTCCCACGGCCTGACCGTCATGCTTCATCAAACATCGCCGGTAGTCATGATATTCATTCCTTACAGACACTATGAATGAGCCCAAAACCAGGCTGATTGTTGGTTACATAAGTTGAAAGGGAATGTAGGCGCCGATCTAGGCGCACTAGACTAGCTAAGGCGCAGGGAAGCTGTGGGATGACGACGTTGGTTTGAGCCCAAATTAAATCCCGAACAATTGGCTGGCACCGCCAACCAGGCCAGACCCTGAAACTCGTCGTCAGTCAGGCCCAGCGGCAGGGAAAGCAGTTAATACCCAGAGGCTGGCCAACAGGCCCGCCCGTCTCTGCAACGACTGCGACCACTCTCTGTTTCCATTCTCGAAGCATCATCTCAGTTCTTAATACCGGCCCAGGCCCCgtgggcttcttctccggcttcccaccacccttcACCTCATCCGTTGCGCACACCATCGACCATTTCCATTTCCCACTGTGAGAAGTAAGACCTAGCCGACCACCAAGCCGAAAAGTGACAAgtgaagaggagaaaaggcaTAAGCCTGGTTTGTCTGCCAAGTTCACTGGTCAAGATTGGTCACTGCCTGCGTTGGACCCCGCCTTGGCTCACACTTGGCCACTCTCAGTACAGGagtcctccaaccccccagaGCCGACCAACGTCACAGCCTCGAGCAGGCTGAACACCTTTTCCCACCGCACAATCTCCAGGTTTTTCTGCGGAAAGTCCGGGGACATTCGCAACTTTGGCTCTTTCAAGTTTTCTACACACTCTTGACAGAAGACTAGCTCTTGTTGTGTTTCAAGCCCATCTCACGACCCCGCCTTCTCAGTCTCTGTGACCCAGCGGTCTTGAGTTCttccatccacctccacccgcCAGGTCAGCATACCCCGCTCCACCGCTAGGCCGGCCAGAAAAGCTCACCATCTGCCACAGAAAGAACGCACCAAACACCAAGTAACAATGTCCAGCAGAAGCCGTGTCGAGTTCGACGAGCGCGAGTACGTTCGGGacgcacctcctcctcgtcgtgCCCCCGTCCGTGAATATGACGACTACCGTGACCCCGCAAGGGTCCCCGCTTTCATgttgcgggaggagaggccaAATCAAGCCGGCCAGTTGGTGCTCAGGGCAAGAGAGGTCGAGACCATGGAGCGCCAGAGGCCGAGATCTCCCAGCCCGGAGATTCGGATGAGGGAGCGCATTGTTCAGCGGGCCAGAAGCGTCAGCCCAGGCCCAAGGCGAGTAGAGGAGGATATCCGGATCCGCCAGGTCGAAAGGACACGCGAGCCCAGCCGGGCCCCTTCGGAGAGAATTCGCTATGTTGAGAGGCCCCGTTCCCCATCGCCTTCGATCCACGAGCGCATCCGCATCACAGATCGGAGAGAAGAGCGCCGGAGCCCAAGCCCggctcctccgccgccgccgccgcaaccCCAGGTCATCAAGGGCCCAACTATCGAGAGAGAGGTTATCACACATTACCGCGATATTGACCATGGTGAGTCATCCACTACGGCTGTCATCCCAAGCTGAACTGGTTGTACTAACTCATCCTAGGCATGGTTGTAGCCCGCCCGCCGTCGCCTCCTCAGCGTCACGAGCACCGTGATACTGAGATAGACATTTATACTAATCGCAAGGGTACCACCGAGGTGGACATTCACAAGCACACCCACTCACACAGCCGCGGCCGGTCTGTAGAGCGGCCCTCCCGTCCCGTTGTCCACGCCTACGAGGACGACCTGGTGGTCTCCACGAACAAGCACCTCCATGTGGACATTGAGCGTCGCCGGAGCATCTCCCGTGGCCGTCGCGCTCACTCGGCCGCACCCCCTGTTATCGACTACGACGACGAAGCTTACGAGATCAAGTCCCGGATCGATGCGCGCGGCAAGATGGGCGAGGCCTGGAACGGCATCACCAAGGATTGGACCATCGTCGATGTGCCTCCCGGAACCGAGCGTGTGCGCATGGATGGTGCCGGTGGCGCCTCTGCTGAGGTGACATGGCAAAAGTACAGCGGTGTTCGGCGGGCCAAGTTCATCCCTGACCGTGACGAGAAGAGCGTTGTTTCGGAGACCTCCACCACTATCTCGGACGCCCGTGACCGCAACCGTGACCGCGACATTGAGCGGGAGAGGCGATTGAGTGTGCAGATCATTGACAAGGACCGCCGGGATCGTGACGATTATGAGAAGATTACCGATCGCCGTCTCACCATTTCCAAGTCGAGGACGAACTCTCCtgcgccgcctcccccccagcagcGTCGCAGTGAGACCTGGACTGAGATCACCAAGGACTTGGTCTGCCGTGAGGCTATTCAGGAGATGGGCTATGAGTATGAGGAGACTGAGTACTTTTACTACATTATCGACTTTTTGGCTCACGTAAGTTCACATTCACCTTTTCTACATGCTGCCGATAGATTACTAACGCCCTAaacaggaggaggttgtccgTCTTGTGAACCTCTCGGACCGCATCCGCCAATCCCGCAAGGACCGCGCCAGAGAGATCCAGTACGAGCGCGAGTGGCGCGATGAGTGGGagcaccgtcaccaccaccaccacagccacagccacagcagcagcagacacCGTCTGGATGACGAGCGCGTGGTCGAGCGTGAGATCATCTACGACAGCCACCGTCACCCAGGCGGTCGCCAATATCGTTACTAAAAGCCCGGCATGATACGACTTTGGTgactttggggatgatgaatcactgatgatgatgaatgtgTGATGACGTCTTGCTGTTATAGAaactttttgttttgtaGTTTCTGGAaaaggatgatgatgattgtgTTTTGGATGATACCAACCACCAATGCATGGTTAATAATGAGCTTGAAGAGTTGACCAGTGGTCATTGTCATGGAAGGAGACAAGAAGTGGATGGGGGGACTTTTGTTTTTCTAGCTTTGGATATTGTTTTCATGTTGGTCTTTTATCATGGTCATGTTTTGGTTTGATGTCTTGCGAGTTTTTTTGGTTATTTTTTAACGACTTTTATGATTACATACATACATTAACTAGCGAGTTgtgaaaaaaagagagagaaatgcTTTGAAATATCTAGATGATCCTTGTGGTGACATTTTTGAGAGAAGGGACTTGACATTCGTTCCAAAGCATGAACCTACATCCTCTTGAGACTACAGAGTTATGGCATGTTTTGTAATACAGTGAAGATTTGTGTCCTTCCTCGTATCGAAGTCTGCGCTATTCTATTGACTTGCCGAGCCAGTTTTCCACCATAAATACCAGGCCTCGCAATCCCACTTGTTGAAAAGAACAGACCGGAAAATGGTGTCATCGCCAACCCATCAGAAGAGGATCATTCGATTGAGAGGGAGGCAACAACACCTTCGCTAGAACGGTACCATTCACGCCGCCCTATTCTCATCGGGCCGACAGAACGTAGCCCAGAAAAGCACCCATCGAGCACGACAACTAAGTATCAAGACAGCTAGAGAGCACCTGCCtgaccacatcctccagAGCCTCACCCGCCGgactccccaaaccccaaacccacTGCCTGCtgaccttctcccccccttccgcAAAAGCCCCAGTCACCTTCAACTCAGGACCACCCTCACTAAAGGTAAACTCAAACCCGATCCCAAAACCCCCCgtctcatccaccaaccccttctcatccGACCTCGTAGCCCACCTCGCgagaccctcctcccccgaagAGGAGTTCCCTTTCAACCCCTTCAGCACCAACATGGAATGCGCCGTCAACGCCC from Podospora pseudoanserina strain CBS 124.78 chromosome 1, whole genome shotgun sequence includes:
- a CDS encoding hypothetical protein (COG:S; EggNog:ENOG503P4CW) encodes the protein MSGYRVERATTGRAGCKDPVCKKENIKIEKGQLRFGVWVTIMEHGSWAWRHWGCVSGETISNLQEYLSKDKNGEYNWDMLDGWEELEEYPDLRQKVQRVLNQGHIDAEDFNGDPEFNVPGQKGIRLRQPRKKKNAEEEEGNGAEAAETPAKKRAAKRGRKKADEDEAEAEAETEAPVAKKAKRGGKKAAAAAVEDEDQVLADAEPAEEQEKPKKKAARGKKAVAAVKEEDEEEAAQPKRRGAARGKKAAPVYKEEEEEEEEEEDEDEIVEKPKRVAPAKRGAKGKQAKEPEPQVEPESEATPEEDEEEVVEKPKRAAPAKRGARGKKAKDAEPEPEVEADAEVDAAPEEAEEEAEVEEKVSPKKRGGRKPKAKAADANGEAAPAPKKRGRKAAA
- a CDS encoding hypothetical protein (COG:S; EggNog:ENOG503P0KH), yielding MSSRSRVEFDEREYVRDAPPPRRAPVREYDDYRDPARVPAFMLREERPNQAGQLVLRAREVETMERQRPRSPSPEIRMRERIVQRARSVSPGPRRVEEDIRIRQVERTREPSRAPSERIRYVERPRSPSPSIHERIRITDRREERRSPSPAPPPPPPQPQVIKGPTIEREVITHYRDIDHGMVVARPPSPPQRHEHRDTEIDIYTNRKGTTEVDIHKHTHSHSRGRSVERPSRPVVHAYEDDLVVSTNKHLHVDIERRRSISRGRRAHSAAPPVIDYDDEAYEIKSRIDARGKMGEAWNGITKDWTIVDVPPGTERVRMDGAGGASAEVTWQKYSGVRRAKFIPDRDEKSVVSETSTTISDARDRNRDRDIERERRLSVQIIDKDRRDRDDYEKITDRRLTISKSRTNSPAPPPPQQRRSETWTEITKDLVCREAIQEMGYEYEETEYFYYIIDFLAHEEVVRLVNLSDRIRQSRKDRAREIQYEREWRDEWEHRHHHHHSHSHSSSRHRLDDERVVEREIIYDSHRHPGGRQYRY